Proteins from one Setaria italica strain Yugu1 chromosome V, Setaria_italica_v2.0, whole genome shotgun sequence genomic window:
- the LOC101778542 gene encoding uncharacterized protein LOC101778542 — MSSPTPLRPTAAGGGARSYPTSLQHRRRGRPGAGAAGLRRPRVRRCKMKLMYFLMDREEQREKRLELEFEVSELETVLEKEQRLGRVLQCSLQGRVVCHCCLSTLVPTNVRGLLGELAMVEDEIFYLEKKVEDLRLRLRREQRWTDQCIQQQQQQSWPQSRQPRHSVSRRELQLQGAQQLPKLPCPSSDEAVECESKASVGSASAKGDEMEHVTARRSSHCKPSETTPTPPERKVCLSSPNKLSEELIRLMVTIFQKLNKAGDAGELELGGASKLNISCIGPRSLVPRVAVTGAAAAMSPLKNRRASATAKAGHGADKETAAAGAGCHRRFVEFTRASVDVSRISLCLVDIKNLRGLMQKLCTADPSLLTNKQKLAFWINIYNFCVMHAFLQHGLPPSPEKLVALLNQASVNVGGTVLNVLSIEHLILRHSPEGKQGIMDEGQRDLLHLYGLGYPEPNVVFALCRGSRSSPALRVYTAEDVSNELERAKVEYLEAAVRVAGGRRQRAVVVPKLLHWHMRDFADDDASLLEWVHSQLPRASGPLRRAIREVLGASGGGRGTVGTPAPAAKMVEVEPYDAEFCYLLPVW; from the exons ATGAGCTCGCCGACGCCATtacgccccaccgccgccggcggcggcgccaggagTTACCCCACCTCGCTCCAgcaccggcggcgggggaggccgggcgcgggcgccgcgggTTTAAGAAGGCCGCGGGTGCGCCGGTGCAAGATGAAGCTCATGTACTTCCTCATGGACCGGGAGGAGCAGCGCGAGAAGCGCCTCGAGCTCGAGTTCGAG GTGTCGGAGCTGGAGACGGTGCTGGAGAAGGAGCAGCGGCTGGGCAGGGTCCTCCAGTGCTCGCTGCAGGGGCGCGTCGTCTGCCATTGCTGCCTCTCCACACTCGTTCCCACCAAT GTTAGGGGCCTGCTTGGGGAGCTGGCGATGGTGGAGGACGAGATATTCTACCTGGAGAAGAAGGTCGAGGACCTGCGGCTGCGCCTGCGCCGGGAGCAGAGGTGGACGGACCAGTGcattcagcagcagcagcagcagagctgGCCGCAGAGCCGCCAGCCCCGGCACTCCGTGTCCAGGAGAGAGCTCCAGCTCCAGGGTGCCCAGCAGCTGCCGAAGCTGCCCTGCCCAAGCAGCGACGAAGCTGTCGAATGCGAGAGCAAGGCTTCTGTTGGATCCGCCTCCGCCAAAG GAGATGAAATGGAGCATGTCACTGCAAGGAGAAGCAGCCACTGCAAGCCGTCGGagacgacgccgacgcctccGGAGAGGAAGGTCTGCCTGAGCAGCCCGAACAAGCTGTCGGAGGAGCTGATCAGGCTGATGGTGACCATCTTCCAAAAGCTGAACAAGGCGGGGGACGCGGGGGAGCTGGAGCTGGGCGGCGCGTCGAAGCTCAACATCTCCTGCATCGGGCCTCGGAGCCTCGTCCCCAGGGTCGCCGtgaccggcgccgccgccgcgatgagCCCGCTCAAGAACCGGagggcgtcggcgacggcgaaggcCGGACATGGCGCGGATAAGGAGACTGCCGCTGCCGGTGCCGGGTGCCACAGGAGGTTCGTCGAGTTCACGAGGGCGTCCGTCGACGTCAGCCGCATATCGCTGTGCCTCGTCGACATCAAGAACCTGAG GGGATTGATGCAAAAGCTTTGCACCGCCGATCCGAGCCTTCTGACGAACAAGCAGAAGCTGGCGTTCTGGATCAACATCTACAACTTCTGCGTGATGCAT GCGTTTCTTCAGCACGGTTTACCTCCATCCCCGGAAAAGCTTGTTGCGCTGCTGAATCAG GCTTCAGTGAACGTCGGAGGAACAGTGCTGAATGTCCTGTCGATCGAGCACCTCATCCTGAGGCACTCTCCCGAAGGCAAGCAG gGGATCATGGACGAAGGACAGAGGGATCTTCTGCACTTGTACGGCCTCGGGTACCCTGAACCCAACGTCGTCTTCGCGCTGTGCAGAGGCAgccgctcctcgccggcg CTGCGCGTGTACACGGCGGAGGACGTGTCGAACGAGCTGGAGCGCGCCAAGGTGGAGTAcctggaggcggcggtgcgcgtcgccggcggccggaggcaGCGCGCCGTCGTGGTGCCCAAGCTGCTGCACTGGCACATGCGGGActtcgccgacgacgacgcgtcCCTGCTGGAGTGGGTGCACAGCCAGCTGCCCCGGGCGTCGGGCCCGCTCCGGCGGGCCATCAGGGAGGTCCTGGGcgctagcggcggcggcaggggcacGGTGGggactccggcgccggcggccaagATGGTGGAGGTCGAGCCGTACGACGCCGAGTTCTGCTACCTGCTGCCCGTCTGGTGA
- the LOC101778953 gene encoding triosephosphate isomerase, cytosolic: protein MGRKFFVGGNWKCNGTADQVDKIVKTLNEGQVPPPDVVEVVVSPPYVFLPVVKSQLRPEFQVAAQNCWVKKGGAFTGEVSAEMLVNLGVPWVILGHSERRALLGESNEFVGDKVAYALSQGLKVIACVGETLEQREAGSTMDVVAAQTKAIAEKIKDWSNVVVAYEPVWAIGTGKVATPDQAQEVHASLRDWLKINVSPEVSESTRIIYGGSVTAANCKELAAKPDVDGFLVGGASLKPEFIDIINSATVKSA from the exons ATGGGCCGCAAGTTCTTCGTCGGTGGCAACTGGAAATGC AATGGAACCGCCGATCAGGTTGACAAGATTGTCAAAACTCTGAATGAAGGGCAGGTTCCCCCTCCAGATGTTGTTG AGGTTGTTGTCAGCCCTCCTTATGTGTTCCTTCCTGTGGTCAAGAGTCAGCTCCGCCCAGAGTTCCAAGTTGCTGCTCAGAACTGCTGGGTGAAGAAGGGAGGTGCTTTCACTGGTGAAGTCAG TGCTGAGATGCTCGTCAACCTTGGCGTTCCCTGGGTCATTCTTGGACACTCTGAAAGGAGAGCTCTGTTGGGAGAATCAAATGAG TTTGTTGGAGACAAAGTCGCCTATGCACTCTCTCAGGGACTAAAGGTCATTGCATGTGTTGGTGAGACCCTTGAGCAGAGGGAAGCTGGATCGACCATGGATGTTGTTGCTGCACAAACAAAAGCAATTGCTG AGAAGATCAAGGACTGGAGCAACGTGGTTGTTGCCTACGAGCCAGTCTGGGCCATTGGAACTGGTAAAGTTGCCACCCCTGATCAGGCTCAGGAA GTGCACGCATCCCTGAGAGATTGGCTAAAGATCAACGTCAGCCCTGAGGTGTCCGAATCTACCAGGATCATCTACGGAG GCTCTGTGACTGCTGCAAACTGCAAAGAGCTGGCAGCAAAGCCCGATGTTGACGGTTTCCTCGTCGGTGGTGCTTCTTTGAAG CCTGAGTTCATCGACATCATCAACTCGGCCACCGTGAAGTCCGCCTAA